A stretch of DNA from Brevibacterium ihuae:
CGAGCCCGGTCGACTACGTGCTCGGCGCGCTCGCCGGCTGCCAGGTCGTGGTCTACCGGCTCTACGCTCAGACTCTCGGCATCCCGTTCGACGAGATCGCCGTCACCGCCGAGGCCGACCTCGATGCCGCCCGCCTGCTCGGTGCCGACGACTCGGTGCGCCCGGGCTTCTCCGAGGTCCGCATCCACATCACCCTCAACGGTGAGGAGACCCAGGAGCGCTACGAGGAGCTGCGCGCCGCCGTCGACGCCAACTGCCCCGTCCTCGACATCATCGAGAACCCGGTGCCGGTGCGCACGACCGTCACCCGCGGCTGAGGGGGCGCGGGTCCCGGACGGCCCGTCCCGGTACGCTGGCGGTGTCATCGAAGGGAAGGCCCATCATGATCACCGACACCACCCGGACCCGCGTCGCCGAGGCGATCGACGGGCTCCCGCTGCGCACCGAGCTGATCACGGCCGGAGACCGCACCGGTCCGGCGTTCGCGCTCGCCCAGACCCTCGAGCTCACCGCCTCCCCGGCCGAGGTGTGGGCCCACCTCACCGACCCCGCGCTCCTCGCGCAGTGGTCGCCGATCGTGCCGGACCGACCGCTCGACTCCGTGGGCCCCGCAGCCTCCCGTGAGAACCCCGGTGACGACCCCGTCGACGCGACCGTCATCACCGCCGAGGCGCCCCGCCACCTCTCCCATCGCTGGGGTCCCGGCCTCGTCACCTGGACGATCGTCGAGCGCCCGGACGGGTGCACGCTCGGCATCGGACAGGACTTCGCCTCCGACGCCGAGGCGGCGATGACCGCCGAGGGCTGGCACGTGTGCTTCGCCGTGCTGAGCCTGCGGCTGCGCGGCATCGACGTCGAGCGGGTCGTCGGGACGGACGCGATGGCAGTCGGCTGGGAGGACCTCTCCGCGCAGTACTCCGACGGGTCGCCGCGGTCGGACTGACCCGCCCCAGTAGACTGCACCTCATGGGTAAGAAGTCCAAGAAGTCCAAGGAAGAACTCATCGCCAAGCGGCTCGCCAAGGCGCAGGCCGGCGCCTTCGTCCAGCGCCCCTTCGAGGGGCTGCCGTTCGAGGCCGACCTCGTGTGCCTGCGCGAGCTCGTGCCCGCCGCGACGGCGACCGCGAAGCTCACCGAGGAGTACGGCGGCGACGAGATCACGTTCGCCTCGCTCCTCCCGGCGGCCTGGCAGGCGCTCCACCGCGCCGACGGCGTGATCATGGCCGGCCTCCAGGTCCCGTTCTCCTCCCCGGACCCCTCGCGCGACATCGCCGCTTCGGTCCTCGCGGTCAAGGAGCGCGAGCCCGGCGCCTACGCCGAGGCCGACTCGAACCCGGGCGAGGGTCCGCGCCTCCAGGACATCCTCGACACCTCCGTCCCGTTCTCCGTGAGCGTGAGCGAGACCTTCGACTACTGGCTGCCGGAGGACACCGCGCAGCAGGACGAGGACATCGCCGCCGCCCTCGAGCAGGCGAACGAGAACATCAGCCCGACGGAGAAGCTCGTCTCCGCCGATGCCGCGTACTGGACCGAGATGGGCGGGCGGATCTACGTCCGCTGGGCCCGCACGGACGGCGAGGACACCGTGATGAACGGCCTCGCCCGCCTCCACGCGCGCGGCGACAACACGCTCGGCGGGATCGGCAAGTACCTCGGCTGCTTCCGCGCCCACGGCATCGTGATCCCGGTGTGGGAGCTGCCCGACGGCACCCAGCCCGACGAGGTCGAGGAGCCGCTCGCGGCGTTCGACACGCAGCTCACCGAGGCCATGGCGGAGACGGGGAACCTCGACTTCGAGGAGCGGCGGGCGAAGGCCGGCGTCGTCTCCCGCCAGCTCACCATCCGCTGATGACCGGCGCACACCCGGAGCCCGGAGCGCCCGTGCCCGCGGCGCCCGTCGCGGTCGCCGCGATCATCCCGGCCAAGGACGAGGCGCGGCGCATCGCCGCCACGGTGGCCTCCGCGCGGCGGATCCCCGGCGTCGACCTCGTGCTCGTCGTCGACGACGGCTCCGGTGACGACACCGCCGCGCTCGCCGCGGAGGCGGGCGCCCGGGTCGTCTCCCACCGGAAGAACCGCGGCAAGGCGGCGGCGATGATGACCGGCGCGTTCGCGGTGCGCAATCGCGAGATCTCCGGACTGGCTCCCGGCGAGAAGGTGCGGCACCGC
This window harbors:
- a CDS encoding SRPBCC family protein yields the protein MITDTTRTRVAEAIDGLPLRTELITAGDRTGPAFALAQTLELTASPAEVWAHLTDPALLAQWSPIVPDRPLDSVGPAASRENPGDDPVDATVITAEAPRHLSHRWGPGLVTWTIVERPDGCTLGIGQDFASDAEAAMTAEGWHVCFAVLSLRLRGIDVERVVGTDAMAVGWEDLSAQYSDGSPRSD
- a CDS encoding DUF5926 family protein, with amino-acid sequence MGKKSKKSKEELIAKRLAKAQAGAFVQRPFEGLPFEADLVCLRELVPAATATAKLTEEYGGDEITFASLLPAAWQALHRADGVIMAGLQVPFSSPDPSRDIAASVLAVKEREPGAYAEADSNPGEGPRLQDILDTSVPFSVSVSETFDYWLPEDTAQQDEDIAAALEQANENISPTEKLVSADAAYWTEMGGRIYVRWARTDGEDTVMNGLARLHARGDNTLGGIGKYLGCFRAHGIVIPVWELPDGTQPDEVEEPLAAFDTQLTEAMAETGNLDFEERRAKAGVVSRQLTIR
- a CDS encoding OsmC family protein, with product MTTTAPAAQTAHPTTVPTTSAAERAERLTRAGQEWGERIAADRTSAHLTSRATAAGVGTVATTVRAGRHAFIVDEPAALAGDDAGPSPVDYVLGALAGCQVVVYRLYAQTLGIPFDEIAVTAEADLDAARLLGADDSVRPGFSEVRIHITLNGEETQERYEELRAAVDANCPVLDIIENPVPVRTTVTRG